The Fusarium falciforme chromosome 4, complete sequence genomic interval ACCTAAGTCAGCAAGTACGAAGCCACCAAGGGAACATGGACGGTGGATCAGAAGTCATGGATGTGTTGACTGGATTTTGAAGTGGCGCTCACAATTCCATTCTCCAGGGAACGAGATGGAGGTCTCGGCCCAAGACATTGAATCGAATGTGAGCTGGAGATTGATTACCCGGTACCAGCATCTGGAACACCTGGAGATTCCATGATGCAGGGTAGGAAGACTCTGATGCAGTAACGGGCCACTGTGGATATGTGCATTTTGGGCTCGTCATGGTTCAAGTAGACAGGATACAGGTGACCTTTTGAATTGCTTCCGTGTCCAAGTCGTCTCCTCATGATTTACGGCATGATGCAAACACAAAAGCCAAAGTCACCTCAGCGACTCCCTGATCAGGATACGGTTAAGCAGACGCAAAAGGGCTAAACCAAACAGGGTTTAGTTGGGAAAGTTAGTCTACACGATCTGGGTCTAGCCAGGAGGGGCCGCCCGTCTTGGCTTGCGGCCCTGAATTGGGGCTTGAGCGATGGAAGGTTCTCAGGTCCAACACCGTTAACAGCCAGCGAGGACACGGATACTCTGTGCGCCATTGTCACGGTGCGTGTGCGTCTTGTATCAAGAGGTCAAGACATGGTAGAGGTGATATAGTATATCATCAATGACAccgagaaagaaaagaatcAGCTGATGAAAAGGGCCTTTTCCTGCATGGCCTGCGGGATAAGCCCCAATCATCCGCATCAACATTGTCAAGGCCAGTCTGTTGAGAGACGGCAGCGAGGAAGTTCAGTACAAGTGTCCTACCCGATATGAAGCATCCCGTCTTCAAAATCACGCACATGAGCATCGCGGTTCGTACAACGCTCGGGAGATCCGAGGCTCCTCATTGTGCCAAGTAGTGAGGCAGCACGAAGACAGGCAAGCAGCCAGCCAGAGCGGTTCATGTGCTGTTGCAGCCCGACTtccggaggaggagagtcgAGACAAGCTTGACACAGCGGCAGATTGGTCGGCAGAGCAAGTGGTAGATACCCGGGCAGTCTACACCGTGCCCCGTCTGGGTGCTGTGTCGACGAGGCACAATATACACCGACCAGGCGCGGATGGCGTGCAGGTCTATTGTTGGGGAGACATGCCATCCTGCGCCATCTGTGTCAGAGAGGGGTTTAAGCTTTTCGCACGCACGAGGATAAAGGCGTCCCTTGTCTGCCTGTTCCTCCCCGTTCGAACCGTTTGCGTCTAGGAAGCGCGTTGTGTGCCGCATAGATCACAGCTTCACCGGTTTATCACAGCACAATCTACGGATTATCGTCTGGACGAATGGGAAATACTGGGGCAATTCATCTGCCTCCCTGATCGTCCCCAGCTCAATATCGACACTAAGGCAGGATTTCCCTCCCTGCTCGAGATTAACCCTTGTCCACAGGTCCTCGAGGATTCCCCCCCCATTTCCAACCTTGGAGCTCGACCTTAAACCACACAGACGTCGGCGCGCTATCGAGCTTGTCTCGCCCGTCATTCCCCATCATTCCTGCGCAGACAGGACCGCACACGAGGTTTCTCCCTTAGACGGAGGGCCAAACGTTTCGCGGGCCCTTCTCTTGCTCTCCTTGTCGCGCCCCGTGCATTCCGACCCTGGTGTGCGACCTTGAGGCTTGCCCTTGTTTCGCTGGCCCGCGGCCGACTACATGTAAAACTGCCCCTACGCCCTCAAAGCTGTCGTTTGCCGCTCTCACCCTCACCTTACTTGctcttcctccccctcctctccaagtTCTTCCCTCGTCGAAGCTTGGTTTGTTGTGTCTGTCGACTCGTTAATTTACTTGATCCGTCCTCTTTGTTAATTACTTTACTACCTCTAATAATCTCGCCCGCTTCTCTGCCCATTTTCACTTTCTTCTCCCGCCCCATACTTACTCGATAAACTCTTTGTTTAGAACATTTCCACACATCCGATCGAAGCCACCGTTGATATCTGACCGAAACCTTTACTGTCTAATAGACGTCCGTCCGAACCACCTATCTTCCTTTGTACATCTGGCTTCAAGTACAGTCACACTTTTCTGCACCTACCTTGCCtcggaggagaagaaaaatTCTACTCTGCACATGTCGCTACATCCCTCGGCTTCATTTGTCAACTGAATAATTCCCCAACAAGACCTTGTCGGCTCTCCACCCATCGTCGGCACATGCTCGCTCCGGGACTGTCAAGGATCCTGTTGCATTCCTAAACATACAACAACACACAAAACGCACGCGACATTACACACGCCCACATATACGGCACGCGGCAGAAAGGACTGCGCACACCGTTTTACTTTGCCTTTGGATCTTGGTTTCCAGGGTATTTCCGTTCACCTTGCTTGTATACACATCCAGCTCCTCCCGTCCCAACAGCCGCACCGCCTCCCGGGAAACCGAATTGGGGTACATCCTGGAAGCAGTCTCATACACACAGTCTTGGGTCCCGCCGCAAAAAAAGCTTCACCACAAATACCTTAATCTTTATTGTAAGTCACGACACAGGCACCAAAGCTAATTTCCTGCCACATTTCCTTCCCGCCTTTAACCCACGAAAGGCAAGAATTGGCCCTTCTTCGCTGGGGAAAGCCTGCTTTCCATCTATGTCCGGATTTTGAATATAAAGTCCCCCCCTGTCCCTCTCCCTCAGCCTTACCCACTCCTGACCCCCCATCTTTTTTTCGCCTCCACATTAGTTGTACTTTGCTCCGACCAGATACTGGATTGTGCTGACTGAGCTCTAGCTTGGTCGTCCGAGATCAAGCACCTACCTACCTCACTTTTTCGATAACAACTGCCGTCTTGTTCAACTACGGCTTCTCTTCTTTACACACAAGACCCGGTCGTCACCATACAGCATCCATACCTTGACCCAACGTCCGTCTCATCGCTCGGACGCGGCATCTAATACAGGTATCCGTATCTAATACGTTGGGCCCTGGATCGTCCCTCCATCGGTCGGACACACAACACTCGCTCGAACCTTGCAGCGTGGCCCTTGAAAGCCAAGGCACCCCCAGCACCATCTGCCGCTCCATCCACCTCGCTACACCCTCGCCTCCCTTGCGCTAAGACGCCAGACACCGGACCCCAGCACCCACTCGACTCCTGTCCCCTCGGAGTGCAACCCCAAACACACCTACAGCGAGGTCCGACACCGCACTGAGTGCAGTACGAGAATCTGTGCCCAACCCTGAGTTGCTTCTTGATCAAGGAGACAATTCAATTCACCTCACTCGTCCTACTTCATCATTTTTGATATGGACCAAAGCATGGCTAGCTCTTTTCAGGTGCGTCTTTGCTCTTCTTTACCCGAAACTTCATTTATGCACATGACattcctcgtcctctccaCCCTCATGTCCCATTCCTCGTCCTGCCCGTGCCCGTGCCCTGCCATCAGCGCCTTGGCTCAAAGCCCTGGGCCAGGGAGTGCGACGTCAGAGGTGCTCGTGTGTCTCAACCAGATGCGACAGGCTAGCGCACGTCCGGATTCGCTACCACGTCGAGTCTGCGACCAAAAAAACGACGGCCGACGCTGTCCCCCATAATATTGGATGCACACCAAAACTCAAACCTTGAAAAGcacacatcatcatcatcatcatcatagcCCATCACGAAGAATTCTTTGTTTTTTTCTGAGGAATTGGCCCAGGAACCGCATACTGACATTGTCTCTTCGTCTTTGATAGCCTAGGAGACGCCTTGGTGGCTCTACCAATCTCGGCACCATGCCTGCCCAGACCAACGACAGGCAACCGACGCAATCCATCTCGGTGCCCTACACGGCCGACGGCTCGGCCAGCAGCATTTGGGCTTATAATGGTAGGTGTCTCCCCGTGGCCGCGATATATCTGTCGTCGCTGGTCCTCTACACTCTGTCTGCCCCGCTCCAGATCCCACGTGTACTGACTCCGAGCTCTAGCTGTCGATGATACCCCTGCCGGCTCCAGTGCTGGAGCGCGGAACGCGAACACTCGAACCCGACCCGCGAACGCTGCAACCCGACATGCAAACTCTGGTACCCGGAACATGAGCTCTGATGACTGGCGGTCAGGTTCTGGTTGGATGATGGGAATGCCACGATCGACGGGCTCGCCTCGCGACGAAGGAGGCATCGGCAACGGCATCAACAACAGTACCAACGTGTTCGATGGCTACGATGACGCATCGATCCAAGATACCACCACCATGTCATACAGAAGGCGCAGTCCTCAGGAGAACTCCTACATGGACTCGATCAGCAGCTTTGGCATAGCACGGGATTCTAGTGGCCCTCAACGACAGGCTCAATCACCTGCCAATCTGTTCAGCCATGCCCATACCCAAGGACACACTCCGAGCAACTCAATTCAGTCTCAGCGGCCAATGCCAACGCATTCCTCCTCTTTCCAGCACCAGTCAACCAACAGCCGCgccttcaactccaacagGCAGCAAATGAGTGAAGACCTCTCTTTAGAGTTCACTCGCCGGTTGACGATGGACGACAATTCAGTCTCTTCTATGGCCAACGTAGGTCGGTCAACCTTCAACCCAGCCTCGCAGCCCTTTGAGGTGAGGTCCAGCTCTCAGTTGAGCAACGGCATCGACTTGTCCCAAGACCAGTTGGTCACACATCTGAACTCGCAGCTCCATGGCATGAACAGATCATCCATTGATCGCATCCCCACCGCACAGAACCCTCGCCCAGAGCAAGCGAGAAGTTCCGGATCCTACGTGAATACGGACGTGTTGAGCGTTTTGTATGGTATTCCAAGATCGGGTTTTACTGGCGATCACGACCGGGTGCCCGGGGCGCTGCCTGGGACACTGCCTGGGACCCAGTATCCATCCACGGCCTCCTACAACCAGAGCACCATGCCGGTGTTCTACTCGCCGTACTACGATCCACTCACCCAAAGTGTCCGTCCCACCATGGTCACTGGCTATAACCTACCGAATCTGCCTCCCGGATACCCTGGAACTGTCCCCATACAGCCATATCAAACTACCGACCCCGGTAGGGAACGTCGCAGCACCGTTCTCAACGACTTCCGCAATCGCCAGAGGAACAGGCAACAGTTCACTCTCAGTCAGATCTATGGCCATATCGTCGAGTTCAGCGGAGACCAGCAAGGCTCCAGGTTCGTGCAGTCGCAGATCGACAGCGCCAACAGTGACGAGAAAGACCGAATCTTCCGAGAGATCGAGCCGAATGCAGTTCAACTCATGAAAGATTTGTTTGGCAACTATGTTATCCAGAAGTTCTTTGATCATGGCAGCCAGGTGCAGAAGAGCATCCTTGCCGACAAGATGAAGGGCAGAATGGTGGATATGTCGATGCAGATGTACTCCTGCCGAGTGGTTCAGAAGGTACGTGTAGATTTGATTTCTCCAATGGACAGTCAACTAACATTAGTAGGCAATGGACCATATCCTCGTCAACCAGCAAGCGGAACTTGTCCAGGAGCTGCAGCCCAGGATTGTCGATGTCATCAAGGACGAACACGGGAACCACGTTGTCCAGAAGATCATTCAGCTGGTACCCAGGGAACACATTGGCTTCATTATGGATGCTTTCAAAGGTCGTGTGAGAGAATTTGCCACTCACAACTACGGATGCCGCGTCATCCAGAGAATTCTCGAGCATGGCTCGGAGGAAGACAAGGCCATGTTTCTGGAAGAGTTGCACAGCTCATGGAGGTTTCTGTTCAACGACCAGTACGGCAATTATGTGGCCCAACACATCCTCGAGAAGGGTGACCCCCAGGACCGGGATCGGATTTTTACGATGGTCATGTCCCAACTCTTGACTCTGTCGAGACAGAAGCAAGCATCGAATGTGGTTGAGCGCTGCATCAAGAACTGTACTCCTCAGCAGCGATCCGAGATTCAGAAGGTGATCACCACAGTGGGTGAGGACGGATCAATGCCACTGCAGCACATGATGTCTGATCAATTTGGAAATTACGTGATTCGTAAGTTCACCCGCCCAAAAATGTCAGTGTATGCTAACCATGCGCAGAGAAACTTCTGAAGCGTGCTGAACCTGCAGAGAAGGAAGCGCTCAAGGACAAAATCCGACCTCTGCTCGATGAACTAAAGAAAAGTGCGACGACAAGACAGGTGGAGGCTATCTCCAAGCACCTTGAGGACGAGAGCGAAAGCGAAACAGCCACGACTCCTGCTACTACGCCGGCCTCGACCCCGAGCGCAACGCCGGCCTTGAATACAGCAAGCGCTCTGCACGTCGACGTCAACtcgtcaacaccaacacccgTCTTGACGAATGAGTCCAACAGCCCACAGAGCAGTGGTCCGCCCAGCACCAACGCCAGTGCTTTTGGTGGCCTTGCCGGTGATGATACGGACAAGTTGGGAAACGAGGCAAGGACAGTCCAAGTGCGGGACAATGAAGCTTAGGTGGTGTTTGAAATGGAAGCGACAGGGAGTATCAATTTGGTGGGTGATGAAGAATAAAGCATAGATGGCGTTCAAGATGCTGGAGACATATAGTTATGAGATGGGCAGGTTGGGAATGGAAGCGAGAAACGACATTGCGGGTGTATCATCACATTGGGGAATacatgggatggatggctgggCTCTGGGAATGCAATGCAATGCAATGAAAGGGATGCCGGCCGGAAAGCGATAATAGGAGGGCCGCAGAACATGAGGTATACAGGGCCTTACACCAGCGACAAGATTATCAGCTGTATTCTAGGTACAAGAATCGGTTAAGGATAGTATATGAGGATTATCCAAAGCGGTAATAAGAGACTCACTCGTACTTGGGGTCTGTAACCTTTGAGATTCCCGTTGTTGATATCTGACAGTGTGACAATGAAGAAAAGGAGTGGGTACGTACCTCAACCCCTGCGGTTAACATCGGCAGTCCTGCCCCAGAATAATGGAACCTTCCCCTACCTAACGTTCAAGTGGTTAAGATGACGCCACGTGCAGGAGCCAAGTCACTTAAGCAGGTACCTAAATTAAGTTACTCTGGACGGTAGTTGCCGATTCCGCTCCGAAACCTCCCAACGTCGGATCCGTTTTGCTACGTACGTTAGGAGGAACACTTGCATCCTCCCTCATATGGCGTCTCACATGTTAAACCTCCTACTCGCACCGAATCGAATCCTGCCCCTATGAGTGCATCACCTCGAGCCCGGTAGTCTACACTAGCCCCCGACCTACCTGCGGGGTCTCCCTACCCGCAATGACAGCCACTGCCCGGTTGAGGTCTCTGAGCCCGCACGTGCTGCGAGCCATCGGCACAGCTCCTCGCGCCGCGGCGTTCACACGGCATAGAGGAACCTTTGCGCGGAGACGAGGGAAGGCTGTTGAACCTCAGCCAATTGGCAGCGAGAAGGTCCGGTCGCTCAATGCCTCGTCTGGTGTTATCGGCGGTGCGGCCAGTCGGCCTGTGGCAAACCAGAGCACTGCCGAGCAACAACCACCCCAACCTACCCCGACCGAAGAGACTCCCTCGGAATCCGATACGCCTAGCCAGAACTACTCGACCCAGTCCGGCGAAGCGACGAGCAGCAAACCTCAGCCGAAAGAGAATGAAACACCCCAGGAGGAGCGGGCCAGGCTGGCTCGAGAAGAGGCCAAGCAGAGCGGCCCCCTGGAGGCTGTTCTGCACATGCAACCCCCCGAGACTATGAGGCCTGGCCCTGCCATGTGTCCGCCACCATATATCCATCACTTTGACAGCTACTCGCTGGTCAAGCAGCTGCAAGAAGGGGGATACTCTCAGGAACAGGCGACAACAGCCATGAAGGCAATTAGGGCGCTGCTCGCACAAAATCTTGATATTGCGCAGTCGACTCTGGTTAGCAAGAGTGATGTGGAAAATGTGAGCTCTAATTGCACTCGGAGAAGTGGTTCAGGGGGCTGACTGTATTGACCAGGAAACATACCTCTTTACGGCAGCTTGCTCAGAACTTAGCACGGAGATCAGGAATAACCGAAGGCTCGAAGAGGAGCAGCTACGTCAACAACGAACGCATCTGCAACATGAGGTGGACATCTTGACCCAGTCCCTTAACCAGGAGGTCTTGACACTGAATGACAATGTGCGAGGGTTGTTCAATGACCGCAAGATGGCAGTGAGCGAAGAGCAGAAGGTGGTGCAGAGCGCAGTAAGTTTTCTCTCAGCTGGATACGGGGTATGGAAACGTGGTTAGCTGACAGCATTCCAGGTCCAGCAAATCAACTACAAGATCAGCATCGTACTTAGTAGCGATGCCAAGTCAGAGATTGAGGCAGTACGCTGGATTCTGATCCGTCGATCAGTGCTGGGTATTCTCTTCATGGCTGTTCTCACGCTGGGCACACTCCGATATGCCACCTATGTTAGCCATGAGCGACAAAGGGAGgtagagaggaagaagaaagaggaggaagagagacgACGGAATGGCGGCAAACAAGACCGCTCGTCAGATGCCGACGCGGCTGTGATCCTGGCTGCCAACTAAGAGTCTCCGATGACTACTACAACTACAACAGACGAACGACAATATTTCCTTGGGATTTATAACCGATACCCTATAGACTTTTGAACTGGGAGGAGTAACCACACACTGGGAGAGGGATTGGGATTGGGACCCTAGATGCTATGAGCCATGACGAAGGATTGGAGAGACCCTCCACACATAACATACAGACACAGAACAGAAAACTACACTCGGCTTTGACAAGCCTATTTCCTAGACGTATACATAGACTTCGAATACATAGACCGCACCCTGCGACAATATCAGCACAGGGAcagcctccttctcatcACTGAGGGGAAACGGCTTTCAAGCCACAACCGACCCCTCATGCACCGCCACCAACTGGAAAAACCCATCAACACGTGCGATAACCCCACGCGTCGCACCTTATCGCCCCGTCGCGTCTCCCGCCGCTGCACTACAACACCAAGAAACAAGCATCACCATTTTACCCACACCATCCAATGGCACCCGATCCGCAACCAGACAACAACCCCCCGGCCGCCGAACCGGCGCAGGAGAACGAGCCCACCGAGGAACAGCCGGCCTCTCCTCCGTTGCCCCAGCGCCACACAGCCGTGACGCCCGGCCCTCGCGCCGCGCGACTGCAGGAGCTCTACTCGCGCTCCCTCCGCAAGACGCTCGGCAAGATTGGATGGGAAAACGTCGCGGGATGCTATCCTACCGTCGCGAAAAGGGCAGAGGGCGTGCTGAGGCAGGTGCAGGGTCAGATGGTTGAGAAGCTGGGGGAGAAGTGCGAGGTACGCTTGTTCCTCTGTCTGTGGAGGAAAGCATTGACTTGTCGCTGACACTGAGGATTAGAAAGAATTCGAGAGTATTCTTGTTACGAGGCAGGTTGTGCCAAAGCTCAATGACCTGGAGAGTCTCATAAGCGACGCCTCTCGCCGCCGCGCCGAATCAACATTAGAAGCACAACCAACACCGTATGCCCCTCCAACCCTTCTCGAGTTTCTCCTCCACTAACATGTTATACTCAAGACCTCACCTCCTCCCCCCATccgccatcctcgccgcACACATGACGCCCTCCCTCACGGCGCACCAGTCGCAGCTCAACGCGCGCCTCCAGACGACGCAGTCGCAAAACGCCCTGCTGCATGACGAGGTCCGCCGGCAGCGCGACGAGATCCGCTCGCTGCtcgaggccctcgaggccgtcgTCGCCGACGTGCAAGGTGCAAATGACGCCCTGCGGCCGCTCGTCGATGAGGTGGCCGCCGAGACGAGGGAGGGTATTGCGGCTGTCGAGGCGGCGAGTGGTGGTGGGCGAGCACCACCGCCGACGACTACGACAACGTAGTGGATGGAGTGTAGGAGGTGCTGTGGAGCAATTGGAACGTTACAAGGCTGCTGCAACATGGCCGGCCGTAGCGGTGGAATGGCATGCATCGAGGGGTCCTTGGGAGGCGACACATTCATATGATACCATACTTTTCATCTTGTATACCGGCGTTTACTTACGAATCAATGTCTAAAAACGAGCAGTCATTTCATGACGAGGAGCTATATCCTGATATTTGTCCTCATAGGTACCTATGTACAAGCAACTCAACAGTCAATGGTGACTGCGTGCTAGCGAAAGTCGTGTATATACAAAATCATGTACAATATCCATGGGCAAGTATTATCCCCCCCATGCCATGCACCGCGAAAAGAGCTTTAACCAAAATAACAAAACAACTGAAACTCCGGCCCATGATCATAAGTCTTGGCCACCGTTGGCTTATGCAACCCCTGAATGCGCCGGTTATGCAAAGTATGTACAATCATCAAAGAAATGAGATGGTGAGCGCCGTGCCCTGTAAGTCTTTAATCCCGCGTCGTGCGAGTTCATCGTCGGCTCTAAAATGTAGATGAGGTATTGTCGGGAGGTAGGTTGCTGTTGTGCGATATTGGGATGTGGCTGGTCCCTT includes:
- a CDS encoding PUM-HD domain-containing protein, whose amino-acid sequence is MDQSMASSFQPRRRLGGSTNLGTMPAQTNDRQPTQSISVPYTADGSASSIWAYNAVDDTPAGSSAGARNANTRTRPANAATRHANSGTRNMSSDDWRSGSGWMMGMPRSTGSPRDEGGIGNGINNSTNVFDGYDDASIQDTTTMSYRRRSPQENSYMDSISSFGIARDSSGPQRQAQSPANLFSHAHTQGHTPSNSIQSQRPMPTHSSSFQHQSTNSRAFNSNRQQMSEDLSLEFTRRLTMDDNSVSSMANVGRSTFNPASQPFEVRSSSQLSNGIDLSQDQLVTHLNSQLHGMNRSSIDRIPTAQNPRPEQARSSGSYVNTDVLSVLYGIPRSGFTGDHDRVPGALPGTLPGTQYPSTASYNQSTMPVFYSPYYDPLTQSVRPTMVTGYNLPNLPPGYPGTVPIQPYQTTDPGRERRSTVLNDFRNRQRNRQQFTLSQIYGHIVEFSGDQQGSRFVQSQIDSANSDEKDRIFREIEPNAVQLMKDLFGNYVIQKFFDHGSQVQKSILADKMKGRMVDMSMQMYSCRVVQKAMDHILVNQQAELVQELQPRIVDVIKDEHGNHVVQKIIQLVPREHIGFIMDAFKGRVREFATHNYGCRVIQRILEHGSEEDKAMFLEELHSSWRFLFNDQYGNYVAQHILEKGDPQDRDRIFTMVMSQLLTLSRQKQASNVVERCIKNCTPQQRSEIQKVITTVGEDGSMPLQHMMSDQFGNYVIQKLLKRAEPAEKEALKDKIRPLLDELKKSATTRQVEAISKHLEDESESETATTPATTPASTPSATPALNTASALHVDVNSSTPTPVLTNESNSPQSSGPPSTNASAFGGLAGDDTDKLGNEARTVQVRDNEA